The genomic window TGGTACCACTCGCCGCCGGGTTCGACGCCGGCCTCGTCCCAGATCACGAGTTCCTTCGTGTGCGTTCCGGACTCGTCCCCGCGGGAGACGAACGTCGCCTCGGCGCTCGCGATCGCGTCGAAGGCGGCCGCCGCGCCCTCGGCGTCGCCGATGCCGGCCGGATCGTCGCTCGGGCCGACGACGACGAAATCGTTGAACATCAGATCGCGCCGGTTGACGCCGTACCCCTCCTGCATGAACTCGTCTTCGCGCGAGCGGGCGTGGACCAGAATCACGTCCGCGTTCCCGTCTCGAGCGGAACGGATCGAGGCACCCGTTCCCTCCGCGTTGGCCGCGACTCGCACGCCGTATCGCTCCCTGAAGGCTTCGTTAATTTCGGTGAGCAGTCCCGTCGCTTCCGTACTCGTCGTCGTCGCGAGTGCGAGTTCCTCGTCCGCGATCGAGCCTTCCCCATCGTCATCCCCCGATCCGATGCAGCCCGCAACGGCCGTCGCAATCCCCGCCGCGCTCGCCCCGAGGACCTCCCGGCGTCGATATTCCATATTGGGAACAACGATGGAAGACACTCCTATAAACGTACCGCTCCGAATAGTCGCCAGCGGTTACGACTCCCGATCGAGGCGGCGCTACCGGCGAAATAGTAACGGTTTCCGGTTACGAAACGGCGACCGGAACGGCGTCGACCGTCGACGAATCACTCGGACTGTGCGACCGCCGCGACGACGTTCTGGACGTACCGCATGCTCGTCGCGATCGACATGATCCCGTCCATTAGCGCCTGCTGGGATGCGCCGTCCGGATAGATGCGGTACTCGACCTGCACCGTCTCCGCTTCGCGCAACTGACAGGAGATCCCCTCCTCGTCGAGAAACGTGTAGAACCCCGGCGTCGCCGCCAGCATCGGTCCGACGTACCGGAGCAACTCGGCGCGTTGCTGATCGTCGCGGAGCAGATTTCTGGTTTCCTCGGTGTCGAACCCGCTGCGGCCGACGATTCGAACCGGGCCGAACTCGCCCTCCTTGATCACGTGGACCGGCAGGTGCGAGAGTTCGACCTGAAAATTGAACGCGGTGTCCTCGTCGGTGTGCTCGGTCACGTCGCGGATCGCCGTGTCGTCGAGCCAGTGGCGGACCTGCGTCTCGCTGATATGGGTTGTCATACCCGGTCGTCGACGGCGAGGCGAATAAGGTTTCAGCGGGAGTACGCATGGCTTCGCCCGGCTTCGTCTCGCTCCGTCTCGAGCGGGCTTACCCGGTCCCGACTAGTCGCACCGGTCTCGAGCGAGTTCGAACCCCAACTGGCACCGACCGAACCCGATCCTGGCACCTACCCGTGCTTGTCCGGCATCGTCGAGTGCCGTGCGGTCCCGCGCATGTCCGCCCGCTTCGACGGCGGCGGTGCCATCGTCGAGTGGCGACTCGGGCCGCCCGACGCCGAGCCCCGGTTTCCGTCGCTTCCGAGTCCGGATCCGAGGAGGCCCTCGTCGTCCTCCGCGTCCGTATCGTCCGTCTCCGCTTCCTCGGCCGCGGCTTCGTCCCCGTCCTCGGCATCGGTGGCCGGTTCGTCGGTATCGTCCCCATCCCCAGCGGATTCGCCGCTGGCGGCCCCCGCACTCGCCGACTCGAGTCGCTCTTTCAGTTCGGAGATTTCGTCGCCGAAGTCGGCGAACGAATCGCTCATCGCCGATCGGAGACGGTCCCCGATGTCACCGGTGGTCTCCGACTCGTCCGGGTCCTCACTCTCGGCCGTGTCCGCTTCGTCGCTCGTCGATTCGTCCGCTCCGTCCTCGC from Natrinema versiforme includes these protein-coding regions:
- a CDS encoding substrate-binding domain-containing protein, producing the protein MEYRRREVLGASAAGIATAVAGCIGSGDDDGEGSIADEELALATTTSTEATGLLTEINEAFRERYGVRVAANAEGTGASIRSARDGNADVILVHARSREDEFMQEGYGVNRRDLMFNDFVVVGPSDDPAGIGDAEGAAAAFDAIASAEATFVSRGDESGTHTKELVIWDEAGVEPGGEWYQELGQGMGETLTNANESGAYTLADRGTYLSRDDLDLEILVQGPIEGGPELLANPYGIMAVNPEIHPNVNYDLAMSYIGFFTSPEGQQIIEEFTANGEQLFYPEALSEDPNFQQYVPEGWQPDSSDD